AACGATAACAAGTGAGGTTTCTATAAACTAAATTCATAGCTTTTCTTTCActcaattgttttttcttttgtttgagaAAAAGGTTTGTTGCATTTCTAAGAATAAATTATTGTAtctgattatgtttttttatgtttgttgcgAATCAATGTGTATTTTACCATATTAGCATATTATATTAATTCTGTCTATACTGTTTATATCTGAGTACATATATTAGTTGTTGCTGAAGATTGCCAGATGACTGGATACCATGAAATAAAAACCCAAGACGTTTAAACCCCTGCTATGTCATTTCCCTATTGATGACAGGTTCCCATGGTTTCTTCATTGTCTAAGATAACAAAGCGATCGATCTCTATTTCTGATGACTGTCTAAAATGAAACGAAATATATTACAGGTGGAATTTATGTCGAAGCTGTCAGGGGGGCAGGCAGCCACAGGTGTAGCAGAACGGATCGTGAACACCGCTAACACGCTTCTGGACAGGTACTTGCCAGCCAAGCCAGGAGATCCAAGAGATACAGGTGAGATTAGTCCTGAAATAAGTGTATTATCTTTAGTTATATGTccataaataaagtaaattctCGTATAACTTTTCAACATTAACACAATAAAAAGACAGTTTAGAATGTGCTAGATTACTAACGGCATTAATGCAGTACCACTTACTATACACAGTTGCAGATTCTGGGAGTGTTGGAGCCCTTTTGGCCAAAACCAGAAGGCGGCTGTACCGCACCATGCACAATGTTGCTTACCCGAAGCTGAAACACACACGTGAAAGTATAGATggctccttctctgtttctcttttggtTGGTCATATGCGCACTTTTATTAGTAATGTGAGATATTTTGCTAGACACAATTGCATTTTAAAGAATGACAAATGCAGACAAACTGAGCCAGTTGTATAAATCGAAGAGGCATTCTGAAAAGAGCTCTATTTCAGTACGACTTCGGACGTCAGGCAGCATCAACACTGTACAGTGAAATTAACCGTCAGccggaaagaggagaggaagcgtCCCTACCCATGCGCCTTGCTCGCTCAACTTTCCAGATGAACTTACAGATCAGGCAAAGACTAGGCCCTGATTTACAGAGAAGTGTTGCTAACATGCAGGAGTCTTTCAAGTCTCGAGATCTCAACAGAGCTACAAGAGAGATGATTGAGTCGAGCCGAATCGTGTTGATGAACACCTGGAATTGGGGAACAAATTTATTAGCCTCTAGCAGGGTAAGTTTGTTGTGAAGTTTCATTGTAAATACACCGAGGCAAGTATAgctgaaatgatgaaaaaatataaagtggTAGTTTagtatacaatattttttttacagatttgGGTGGAGGATAGTCTGAGACAGGCCATGGCAGCATATGAGCAGAGAGAAAGGATGGCAGCACTGAATCAGCAGAGAGTCCGGGCATGGCAGCCTGGGCACtcagcagacaaagagagacaaatcaGAAGGAGGACAAGGGATTAGAAAATAGTCACAGACGTTTGAGGATTTTGGACCATGGCCGACCTGAGACAGATAACTATGGCTTACGCTTAAAAAGAGATGCAATTGATTATTTCTTCTATGTGTGATTCTCATCTAACCATGTAAGTTTCATTCATCTTATATTTAACCTTCCATTATGCTAATGCTGCCATCTCATAACTATGGCAATAAACATTCATACTGCATTTTACCTTTTAAAAATCCCAATGAATTGCAATTTCCAGGGTCACTATAGAGGAATTAACAAACATTCAGACACAcgaagaaatttgaaaaaaattaagaaaccaaacaaaaagaaagataaaacaataataagtaaatatagtGAAAATAGTTTTCTGCACACACAACTAGCCTTATATGGGGGATGAGAGACTAACGAGATGAAGAGGTAAGAACAGACTGGAGAAGAAGTTGGAAAAttagagagaagacaaaagagttAAATGCTGGCAGAAGTAACACGAAATATTTAGGATTTGATGTTAAAAGAATTAAGTAGAATGGAAATGCTAGGTATAAAATACGTATGATTTACATAGCTATGCATTGTGCATAAATATTAGAGAATAAAAAATTATGTCATTCTAGTATCTTCCACTTAAAAATGCATGAGTAGTTATCTTTAAACATTAAAATGTTCAAGTTGTATGTTAGTTGCAAATTGGTTACTGGGAATTATAATATAAATCCATGCAGTAAGTCCAGAGGAGTAGCAAGTAACAACAGTATGATGGTCATGATACACAGAATgattaaaacaattattattggAGCAAAACGAACAAAAGCCCGCCGAGGCAGAGCTACCGGGGATACATCAGTTTTCCTCGCCGGCTAGCGAGCCTCTGCTTCTACAACCGTCGTCTGGCCTGCTCTCCCAACCAGAACCAGAAGTTTTCCCATAACGGCGCAACACGACAGTACATTAtgaatacataatattatattaacacAAAGATTAACACTGTTCTGAATAAACTCCCCCAAAACTTCACAGATTACCCTGTTAACACCTATGTTCTTCATGTACTTTAGAAAACCACCCCCGTATTTTGGGAACTCGAGCTGATCGACGGGGCTCTTTCCCGTCGCCAGGCCCTTCTTCAGTGCcgttttcgctctcttttctgtCGGCCTCCGCGACAC
The sequence above is drawn from the Penaeus chinensis breed Huanghai No. 1 chromosome 17, ASM1920278v2, whole genome shotgun sequence genome and encodes:
- the LOC125034131 gene encoding perilipin-3-like isoform X3 — its product is MAPKHPHLGSPGTPAFLARMMAIPALNDAFIFASHLYDNTKQDSNEYVRAALLAAEEGVRAAATGALPLAAPIVERVGGWEAVDDWACRGIDRVAQAAPIITKPTEEIVSTTRERMLMAVAGTGTVPTSLSAALSARASSTVEFMSKLSGGQAATGVAERIVNTANTLLDRYLPAKPGDPRDTDSGSVGALLAKTRRRLYRTMHNVAYPKLKHTRESIDGSFSVSLLYDFGRQAASTLYSEINRQPERGEEASLPMRLARSTFQMNLQIRQRLGPDLQRSVANMQESFKSRDLNRATREMIESSRIVLMNTWNWGTNLLASSRIWVEDSLRQAMAAYEQRERMAALNQQRVRAWQPGHSADKERQIRRRTRD
- the LOC125034131 gene encoding perilipin-2-like isoform X2, which gives rise to MAPKHPHLGSPGTPAFLARMMAIPALNDAFIFASHLYDNTKDSNEYVRAALLAAEEGVRAAATGALPLAAPIVERVGGWEAVDDWACRGIDRVAQAAPIITKPTEEIVSTTRERMLMAVAGTGTVPTSLSAALSARASSTVEFMSKLSGGQAATGVAERIVNTANTLLDRYLPAKPGDPRDTVADSGSVGALLAKTRRRLYRTMHNVAYPKLKHTRESIDGSFSVSLLYDFGRQAASTLYSEINRQPERGEEASLPMRLARSTFQMNLQIRQRLGPDLQRSVANMQESFKSRDLNRATREMIESSRIVLMNTWNWGTNLLASSRIWVEDSLRQAMAAYEQRERMAALNQQRVRAWQPGHSADKERQIRRRTRD
- the LOC125034131 gene encoding perilipin-2-like isoform X1; translated protein: MAPKHPHLGSPGTPAFLARMMAIPALNDAFIFASHLYDNTKQDSNEYVRAALLAAEEGVRAAATGALPLAAPIVERVGGWEAVDDWACRGIDRVAQAAPIITKPTEEIVSTTRERMLMAVAGTGTVPTSLSAALSARASSTVEFMSKLSGGQAATGVAERIVNTANTLLDRYLPAKPGDPRDTVADSGSVGALLAKTRRRLYRTMHNVAYPKLKHTRESIDGSFSVSLLYDFGRQAASTLYSEINRQPERGEEASLPMRLARSTFQMNLQIRQRLGPDLQRSVANMQESFKSRDLNRATREMIESSRIVLMNTWNWGTNLLASSRIWVEDSLRQAMAAYEQRERMAALNQQRVRAWQPGHSADKERQIRRRTRD